The following DNA comes from Deltaproteobacteria bacterium.
TTTACTTGTTCAATTAGCCTGAAACATTTGTCAAAATCGAACATTGCTCCGGCCGTTGCTTCTTTCACTCTTTACACCTCATTAGAGAACCTTCACTTTTTACCGGTTATGGCCTTCCTCACTTCATGAAGTTGCTGATCCAATCTTGCGTCCACCTCACCAAACGATGTTTCTATAACAACCCCGCCCCGCCTGATGCTGTTGTCTTCTACAACCGTCATATTCCTGATATCGTCGAAACTATCAATAATCCCTGGATTTATCTCCATCATATTTCGATAATCCTCTGGATTCAGTCTAACCCTTATCCCTTCCTTATCAAGTACTTGTTTTATAGCGCTTTTCAGAACACTATAAACGATGTCTCTGTTTGTGGAAACTTCTTGGCTGATGACCTTTTCAGATATGGAAAAAACCAGATTTAATATTTTCTCTTCATTGCCTTCGAGGATTTCTTTCCTTAACCTATTAAGTTCCCTCATTGAATTTGCGAGGGTTTCTGTGGCCTGAAATAACCTTTTTCTCTCTTCTTCAGTACCTTCTTTTATTCCTTCTGAATATCCTTGAGCATATGCCTCCGTTTTAGCCCTTTCAATAATCGAGGGAATCTCGACTTTTACTGAATTATTCTCCGTTTTCCCCTTTTTCCTGCCGTTAGTTTCCCCATCTCCTTTCTCTTTAGAATAAAATCTTACAAATTCCGGTGTCTTAACTTCAGCCGATTTTATGAACGTAATGTTTTCAGATTTGATGACCTTATCAGACAAATTGGTCACCCCCCTCACCGCGCATAAGAACAATTTTTCCCTCCGCTTCTAATTTTCTTGTTGCGTCAAGGATAATTCTCTGGCTCTTTTCTATTTCCGATAACCTTATGGGAGGCATCATTTCTATATCCTCCTTCAGCATTTCAGCGCCGCGTTTTGACATATTCCTGAAGATAACACCCCTCATTTCATCATCAACTATCTTCAAGGCGCGCGCTAAATCTTCAGTAGTAACTTCCCTCAATAATTCCCGGATGCTCTTATCATCCAGTTTGAGGATATCTTCAAATGTAAACATCTTTTTGCGTATCTCGGCTGCAATTTCCGGAATAGTATCATCAAGCGATTTCATAATAGTGTTCTCGGTGTTTCGGTTCATCCTGTTCAGAATTTCAGCCACCATGGCAACCCCACCGGGTTGCAGGTCACTGACACCTCCCACAATAATCTCTTTTTCAAGTGTGTTTGCAATATCCTCTACAAATTCATGAGGAACACTTTTCAAGGTCGACATCCTTTTCACAATATCAGACTGCATCTCAGGAGATAGACCTTCCAGAATGCCCACCGCCTGTTCAGTTCCCACATATGAGAGGATCAGGGCAATGGTCTGCGGATGTTCAGTCCTTGTGAAATCTATCAATATCTGGGGATCTATTTCCTGCAATTTTTGGATTAAAGGATTATCGTAAGGTGTTTCGTTTCCCACTGTCCTTGCAATACTGGCTAAAATATCATGAGCTTTTTCTTCTCCTGCAGCTTTAATAATGAGTTTTCTCAGGGTGTCGCCATGAACCGGCAGAACCCCGCCCTTCTGCCTCGCCAGGGTACAAAATTCCTTGGCTACATTATTGACATCTTCCAGGGACACACTGTTGAGCTGGCTCATCTGCTTTCCGATCCGTTCGATCTCTGAGGGGCTGAAATTTTTCATCACTTTTCCAGCCAGTTCCTCATCCAAGGATAACAGCAATATAGCTACTTTCTCTTCATTCATGATTTTTATTACGATCCATTTACTCTACCGCAACCAAAGTCTCAACAATTCAGCAAATCGTCTCGTATCCGCGTTGGCCATCTGCCTGACTAAATCAGTTTCGGTCAAAGCCGTCATTGATTTGTCTCCAATAGACAATGGCCTCGAAATCCCTTCCAGTTCACCCGGAGACAGTGAAGGAGCTTCCCGTATGGCATATTCCGGCGTCTTCGCTCTTACCAGCAACATCTTAATCAGCGGCTGCAGAACAAAAATAACCAATAATATGAGCACTGCCAAAATAACCAGATACTTTATTACAGGATAAAACGTGGTTACTTTCTCCTGCCATGATTCTTTCCCCGTACCTGTATCGAATTCACCCTTATTGAAAGGAACATTGGTAATGACAACCTGATCGCCTCTTTTTGCATCAAAACCTGATGCCTTTTTTACAAGTTCTTCCATGTCCGTGAGTTCCTTCTTTGATCTCTGCTGGAACTCCTCGACTCCTTTATCATTTTTAACATAAATCCCATCTACCAACACAGCTACTGACAGTTTTTTGATCTCCCCTACCGGCATGACCGTTTTACTAACGACCTTGTTTATTTCATAATTTATAACTTCATCCAATCGTTCATTCCCCGGTCCCTGTTTCCCCGTCGTCGTACCGGCCTGTTTGCCTCCAACAGGTGCGATTGTTGACTGGCCTCCCGCGGTCTGCCCGGTGGAAGTTGATTTCTGAGACTGACGCTGCATGCTTCTTACCACAGGCTCTTCGGGATCATATTTTTCCTCCGTTTTTTCCGTAATCCGGAAATCAAGATCTGCGGATACTCTCACCACCGCCTTGCCTTCACCCACCACCTTTTCCAGCATTGACTGGACTCTGTTCGTCAGATCTTTCTCGACATTTCTCTGATACTCAACCTGGGAATTCGACATCCCCGCAAGCTTTAATTCATCTTGTATCTGAGACAACACCTTTCCACTACTATCAACCACCATAACATTGGTGGGATTCATTCCTTCCACAGAGCTTGCAACTAAGTGTACAATTCCGTCTATCTGTCCCGTACGTAAGGTTCTGCCTGATTTTAATTTAACAATAACGGAAGCGGTCGGTTTTTTTTGATCCTCTATAAAAAGAGATTTTTTAGGTATAACCAAATGGACTCTACTGTGCTGTATTTCGTCCAATCCGTTTATGGTTCGGGAGAGTTCACCCTGAAGAGCCCTTTGGTAATTCAACTGCTGCACAAACTCCGTGGCGCCGAGAGATTTATTATCAAATATTTCAAAACCAACCCCACCACCCTGTGGTAGCCCTGAAGATGCCAGTTCCAATCTCAGTTCTGAAATCTTCTCAGAGGGAACAAGGATAGAATCACCTGTCGCGGATAGCTTGTAGGGGACCTTTTTTTCCTGAAGTCTCCCGACGATATTTCCCGCATCCTCTGTGCTGAGATTTGAAAACAGCACGCGATACTCTGGGCTATTGGTCCAATAGACCATTGTCCCAATACCGATAAAAGTGACCGCGGCTATAATAAGGAGGGTTAATTTTCTTGATGGCTCTAAAGAATTAAAGCCTTTCCATATCTGGGAAAAAAAATGAATAAGAGATTCCATACTAAATACCGTAACAGTTTAAAATATATATCAAACTTGCATTCTCATAATTTCCTGGTAGGCCTCTATAATCTTGTTCCGCACCTGCATCATTGTCCTGAATGAGATATCAGCCTTTTCCAGTGCAATTACTGCATCTTGAATGCTTCCGGAATTTCCCAGTTCAACCTTTGTGATGGACTGATCGGCATCTAATTGAAGCTGGTTGATTTCATTTATTTTATTTGTTAGGATCGTGCCGAATTCTGTTTTGCCCCCCTGACCGGCATCTTTTAATTTGCCGGCCGCTGTTGAAGGCTGGTATACATCCCCCTTAATCGATATATTACTCATCCCGAAATTACCTCCCACACTTTTTCGACTGGAGACACTTATCCCTTTTTTTACTTGCGTCCTACTTTCCTATTTCCAATGTCTTGAGCGCCATGTTCTTTGAGGCGTCAAAGGCCGTTACACATGCTTCATACGCCCTGTTGGCAAGCATCATATCCACCATCTCCGTTACTACATTAATATTCGGCATGGAAACAAAACCCCTTTCATCAGCATCCGGATGACCGGGCATATGCATCATTTTGGTGCTTTCATTTGTTCCGGCTTCTTCAACACCATCGACTTTTACCGTCCTTACTGCATCTCTCAACTTAGATTCAAAATTACCGTCGACCTTTTCAGAGGAAAAAACCACTACCTTCCTCTTGTACGGTCCACCTTCCGGGGTTCTTGTTGTATGGACATTAGCAATATTGCTTACAATAACATCCATTTTCGCCCGCTGAACCGCAAGCCCCTCTCCACAAATCTTAAAGGGTGTATAGAATTCCATATCACTTCACCTCATTTAAAACAGTTTTAATACTTTTCAATTTCCGACTTAAAAGTTCAACAGATAGATTATACATAAGGTGATTTTCCGCAAGATTGACCATTTCAGCATCAATGCTCACTCTATCACCGGTATCAGTGATCTCACCTTCTATTATACCGGCATTTGCAAACTGCCCTCTATAGTGCCTTTTGTCTGTCTTCATCAACTGTTTTTGCATCTCTTCTCCTATAATACCTTTGAAAATCAAATCTTTGGGTGTGTATTCAGGCGTATCGATGTTTGCGATGTTTGAGGTAATTACCTGATGCCTCTGTGACCGGAAATCCATCATGGAAGACAAAAGCTTGATTGTTTTCCCAAACAGAAAATCCATATCCCCCCTGGTTATTATGCGCCATGAAAAATCGACAAATATCTTTTTCAGAATTATCTTTGCAAAGGATATACCAAAAGAACTCTAAAAGGTCTGCATGTCGATGTTGCGCACATTATTTAAACAGAACCTCAGACTATCTCTTATCTTCAACCTTATGAACAATCATGCACCGGTCGTTGCAAAGATCCCGCATAAAGGGGCGGAAAATTCACATGATCAGCAATGTTACGATAACCGGGAAAATTTTTCCGGCCTCACAAAGAGGCATTTTTTTGACTGTCCTGTTCATAAATCCGCCATTTTATACTCATGCAGCTTGTTTCGCATGGTACGAACGCTGATGCCCAGAATTTTAGATGCCTTCGTCTTATTCCCATTGACCTCTTTGAGTGTTTCAAAAATGAGGCTCTTTTCCATCTCCCATAAAGTAGAGCCCGTGGGAGAAACGGTAGCTGAATCAGCTTCCCCAATCTTCTCTTCATCTCCCTCAAGGCACAGATGTTCTGGACGTATTATCCCATTATCAGCTATTAATACGGCCCTCTCGATAACATTTTCGAGTTCCCTGACATTTCCGGGCCACGAATAGCTCTTCAACACGGCTACCGCCTCATCAGACAGGACAGGCTTTTTTCTTCCCGTAAGCTCACTGTATTTCTTCAGAAAATAATCATTGAGCAAAGGGATATCACCCATTCTGTTTCTGAACGGCGGTATGCTGACCGGTATGACATTCAGCCGATAATATAAATCCTCTCTGAACTTTTTTTCTGAAATGTCTCTTTTCAAGTCGGAGTTTGTTGTTGCAATGATCCTCACATCTACAGGAACGGTTTCTCTGCCTCCCAGTCTATCAATTTCTCCCTCCTGAATGGCTCTGAGAAGCTTCGCCTGGAGCTGCATGTCCATCTCGCTAATCTCGTCCAGCAACAAGGTTCCTCCGTCGGCCAGTTCGAATTTTCCCAATCTTCTCTGCAATGCACCGGTAAACGCACCCTTTTCATACCCGAACATTTCACTTTCAAGAAGATTATGGGGAACGGCAGCACAATTAACTGCAACAAAGGGCTTATGGGATCTGTTACTATGGCGATAAATATAACGGGCAAATAACTCCTTACCTGTACCGCTTTCACCTTGAATCAAAACACTGGATTTGCTCTTTGATACACACTTTAGTAATTCCAGCAGCGAAACAATCTTTTTATCGCAGGTGATAATCTCTCTTATGGATGATTGAGTTTCTTGCTCATTTATTAATTCATTTTCTTTTTTTGAGTTATTCAAAAATACATTTTTTACAACCGACTCGAGGTCATCAAGGGAAAACGGCTTCATGATAAAATCAGACGCCCCTTCCTTCATCGCCTCAACAGCAGTATTAACTGTTCCATAAGCAGTTATTACAATGACATGTGTTTCCGGCGAAATCTTTTTGACACCTCGAAGCACCTCCATCCCACCTACTTTCGGCATTCGCATATCGGTAATAACAATATCAAATCTTCCTTTACTAAATTTTGCCAGGGCATCTGCACCATCTATTGCGGCTTCTACTTGATATCCGCAGCTCAATAGAGATTCGGATAAGGCCATCCGCATGGATGGATCATCATCAACTATTAAAACCACCCTCTTATTCATGTCTATCACCTAAGATACTAAAATGATTAGCTACTTCAGAGATCGTGCTCACCTGAACCAGGGGGAAGAGTATACTGAAAACCGTGCCGCCGTTTTCCCTTCTTTCAACATCGATAGCCCCCCCATGAATATGGACGATGTTATGGACGATGGCCAGGCCCAGACCCGAACCCCTCTCCCTTGTGCTGAAAAAAGGATCGAATATCTTTTTCAAATTCTCTCCTGGAATCCCGACCCCGGTGTCGGAGATTCTGATTTCAACGGTTCTATCGCCTGTACTGCCGACTTCCCGCCCATGGGACACAATTGTTTCAATATCAAGCCATCCACCATCCATCATTGCCTGTATGGCATTTAACAAAATATTGAGAAAAACCTGTTTGAGCATCTCTATATCCCCTCTGATAAAGGGCTCAAAATGTGAATATTTCACAGATAGCGATATGTCTTCCTGTCTGATAATCGGATCGGAAAAGCGAAGTACTTCCTTTAGTACTTGATGAAGGTTAACTTCCCTCATCACGGGATTGTTCTGCGTCGTGAACAACAGGAGGTTCGATATCTTGTTGTCCATATTTTTTACCGAGGTGATGATGTGCGACAATCTCCCTTGACGCTTCTCGTCTTTAATATCTTTCATCAGCAAAGAGGCAAATAACTCTATGCTACCGAGAGGATTCCTTATTTCATGGGCGATATTTGCCGCCATCTCGCCCATTGCCGCAAGCTTCTCCGTACGCTTCGCCATTTCTTCCAGCTTCTCAATTTTGGTAATATCACGCAAGATAAAGACATTCCCTATGATTTCTCCTTGCTCTGCCTTCATGGGAGACCCGAAAATCTCTACGATCCTTTCCCTAAGGGTTACTTTTCTCCCCCTGTCCGCAGGATAGTCGGTGCAGTCAAAGACGTTCATCTCTAAAATATTCAAATCATCAAGCAAAACCTTTAGATTTTTCCCTACAACCTGATCCTGAGAGATACCGAAAAATGTCTCAGCGCACCTGTTCAGTGTTGTTATTCTTCCGGCGAGATCTGTGACAACTACACCGGTGGTAAGACTTTCAAGTATGTTTTGCAGATAATTTTTTACCTCATCCTTTTCCGCTATCGTTTGCTTTAGTTCCTCATTTTTAATTTCCAGTTCTCTGTTTATCTCTTCAAACTTCTGCTCCAGATTGTCAAAAGCCTTCTGAAGCCTGGCAGTCGCCTGATTAAATTCATCAAAAGATCGTTGTAAGAAGAGGTAATGATCTTCTGACATTTCTGAATTATTCATGATACCGTCGTGTTTCCCTGAACATTTGTTTTTAATGCCGAGACGATGCATATCTTTCATTCCAGCCGTAATCTTTTAGCGCATAATCGGCAAGATTTGACCAAAAGCCTTCACCGCCCCTACTTTTCAACTCAGAAAATGTCTTATCCGCCATCGCAGAGTTTCTCAATTCTACGTACCCACGCCCCATATTATAGATTGACCATAAGCCTTCGGTATGACCATCAAGTTTTGCCAGCGATTTCTTGTACATAGATATCGCTTCCGTGTATTCTTTCATCTCGTACAGACAATCTCCAAGACCTCTATATGAATCAATAATGACAGCAACGGGGTATTTTTGACTCTCCCTGTTATAGATTTCTATAGCCTTTTGATAATTTGCCATCGCCAATGACAGCGAATTCGTCGCCTTCAGGCACTCAGCATAGTTCCGATATACCACAGCCATACCTTCAGTACCTTCGCCAGAAGCCAAAGCCTTGGCATAGGCTTGAGCGGCCTTATCATACAGGCCCTTTTTAAAATAGACATTCCCAAGAATTCTATTGATGTGTCTCTGTATATGACCTTCCGGCGCTGAATGTTTCACCGTTACCTTCCCCGGATGTTTGCTTTTGCGGTTATGGACAGTCATTCTTCTTTCAGTTGCCAATGGCGACACCGTCAACTGTTGCAATATCTTCTCGACATTTTCATAATTTCCCCTTTCACTCTCAACATCAGCTAATGCCAGTACAATCTTATTCCTATCGGCAACACTCCCACATGTTTTCAAAAGTTTCTCAAAGACTTCCATCGCTTCATCATAAAGACCTATCCGCCTGAGACTTTCACCCATACTGTAAGCCATCGTGAAATTGTCTCCCGTAATCAGACCGTGTTCTCGAGACCTAAAGTATGTATCTGTAACTGCCGCATAATCTCCCTTTATAAAGCTCTCGTCTACCAGCCGATCGGTAGTCGTCAGGAAATACTTTACAGCTTCTCCCTTGTATTTTCCCTGGGGAAACTGCCTCAGCAGAAGATTGTAGGTATCAAAACTCTCCTTATACCGACCGCTTTTATAGAGGACATAACCCTTTTGAAACAGTAACTCCTCAGCTATGTCGCCGGGTGGGAATTTGGCGAGCAGATCGGTATACGCCTGGAGCGGATCCCGGTAATTTTGCATCCCGTGGAAATATGAGGGCACTTTCAATCCCGGCTTCTTTACACCCATATTTGCCATGATAACAGCACTTTCCAATGCTTCACGGCTATTGGGGAATCTTTCTATTAAGAGGCTGAACATCTTGAGGGAAAGGGGAAGTTGATCAAGTTCTGCGAACGAGCGGGCAATAGCAAAGAGCACTTCTTTGTAACTCTCGCTATCCGGGAATGCATTAATATAAAGGAAAAAAATCTTCAGGGCATCATGATATTTCATGCTCCTGAAGTAATGAAACCCTATATTTAAAAGGACAGCTTCGGGAATGTTCTGCAAATCAGGCCACCTATCCAGGGCGTCCTTATACCATTTGCCGGCTGCCTCCTCATTATGAATCTGCGAGTAACAGTCGCCCAGGTTAAAATAAGCCGTTTTAATATATTCTCCACCAGGAAATTTACGCACATATTCTTCAAACTTATCAGCGGCCTCACTAAATTTCTTTGTTTTGTAGAGCATTTCTCCCATCCTGAATACAACTTCCGGGATATAGGGTGATTCGGGATACATTG
Coding sequences within:
- the fliG gene encoding flagellar motor switch protein FliG yields the protein MNEEKVAILLLSLDEELAGKVMKNFSPSEIERIGKQMSQLNSVSLEDVNNVAKEFCTLARQKGGVLPVHGDTLRKLIIKAAGEEKAHDILASIARTVGNETPYDNPLIQKLQEIDPQILIDFTRTEHPQTIALILSYVGTEQAVGILEGLSPEMQSDIVKRMSTLKSVPHEFVEDIANTLEKEIIVGGVSDLQPGGVAMVAEILNRMNRNTENTIMKSLDDTIPEIAAEIRKKMFTFEDILKLDDKSIRELLREVTTEDLARALKIVDDEMRGVIFRNMSKRGAEMLKEDIEMMPPIRLSEIEKSQRIILDATRKLEAEGKIVLMRGEGGDQFV
- a CDS encoding FliH/SctL family protein: MSDKVIKSENITFIKSAEVKTPEFVRFYSKEKGDGETNGRKKGKTENNSVKVEIPSIIERAKTEAYAQGYSEGIKEGTEEERKRLFQATETLANSMRELNRLRKEILEGNEEKILNLVFSISEKVISQEVSTNRDIVYSVLKSAIKQVLDKEGIRVRLNPEDYRNMMEINPGIIDSFDDIRNMTVVEDNSIRRGGVVIETSFGEVDARLDQQLHEVRKAITGKK
- the flgB gene encoding flagellar basal body rod protein FlgB, with protein sequence MDFLFGKTIKLLSSMMDFRSQRHQVITSNIANIDTPEYTPKDLIFKGIIGEEMQKQLMKTDKRHYRGQFANAGIIEGEITDTGDRVSIDAEMVNLAENHLMYNLSVELLSRKLKSIKTVLNEVK
- the fliF gene encoding flagellar basal-body MS-ring/collar protein FliF, whose translation is MESLIHFFSQIWKGFNSLEPSRKLTLLIIAAVTFIGIGTMVYWTNSPEYRVLFSNLSTEDAGNIVGRLQEKKVPYKLSATGDSILVPSEKISELRLELASSGLPQGGGVGFEIFDNKSLGATEFVQQLNYQRALQGELSRTINGLDEIQHSRVHLVIPKKSLFIEDQKKPTASVIVKLKSGRTLRTGQIDGIVHLVASSVEGMNPTNVMVVDSSGKVLSQIQDELKLAGMSNSQVEYQRNVEKDLTNRVQSMLEKVVGEGKAVVRVSADLDFRITEKTEEKYDPEEPVVRSMQRQSQKSTSTGQTAGGQSTIAPVGGKQAGTTTGKQGPGNERLDEVINYEINKVVSKTVMPVGEIKKLSVAVLVDGIYVKNDKGVEEFQQRSKKELTDMEELVKKASGFDAKRGDQVVITNVPFNKGEFDTGTGKESWQEKVTTFYPVIKYLVILAVLILLVIFVLQPLIKMLLVRAKTPEYAIREAPSLSPGELEGISRPLSIGDKSMTALTETDLVRQMANADTRRFAELLRLWLR
- a CDS encoding tetratricopeptide repeat protein, yielding MKKFISVSILIVLLVCQLSGITAGGADNKQSQNREQPERLATVSRGTVSNDPLYDQAMSDFQSGRYSDALEKLKMVLQQEPGESPKNEKVMRNIADCYFFLGFQGNTNNLLGAADLYKNIILKYPASRDENAVAHYRVAKSYAALNFNYEAKREFENFSTMYPESPYIPEVVFRMGEMLYKTKKFSEAADKFEEYVRKFPGGEYIKTAYFNLGDCYSQIHNEEAAGKWYKDALDRWPDLQNIPEAVLLNIGFHYFRSMKYHDALKIFFLYINAFPDSESYKEVLFAIARSFAELDQLPLSLKMFSLLIERFPNSREALESAVIMANMGVKKPGLKVPSYFHGMQNYRDPLQAYTDLLAKFPPGDIAEELLFQKGYVLYKSGRYKESFDTYNLLLRQFPQGKYKGEAVKYFLTTTDRLVDESFIKGDYAAVTDTYFRSREHGLITGDNFTMAYSMGESLRRIGLYDEAMEVFEKLLKTCGSVADRNKIVLALADVESERGNYENVEKILQQLTVSPLATERRMTVHNRKSKHPGKVTVKHSAPEGHIQRHINRILGNVYFKKGLYDKAAQAYAKALASGEGTEGMAVVYRNYAECLKATNSLSLAMANYQKAIEIYNRESQKYPVAVIIDSYRGLGDCLYEMKEYTEAISMYKKSLAKLDGHTEGLWSIYNMGRGYVELRNSAMADKTFSELKSRGGEGFWSNLADYALKDYGWNERYASSRH
- the flgC gene encoding flagellar basal body rod protein FlgC, whose translation is MEFYTPFKICGEGLAVQRAKMDVIVSNIANVHTTRTPEGGPYKRKVVVFSSEKVDGNFESKLRDAVRTVKVDGVEEAGTNESTKMMHMPGHPDADERGFVSMPNINVVTEMVDMMLANRAYEACVTAFDASKNMALKTLEIGK
- the fliE gene encoding flagellar hook-basal body complex protein FliE; translated protein: MSNISIKGDVYQPSTAAGKLKDAGQGGKTEFGTILTNKINEINQLQLDADQSITKVELGNSGSIQDAVIALEKADISFRTMMQVRNKIIEAYQEIMRMQV
- a CDS encoding sigma-54 dependent transcriptional regulator; this translates as MNKRVVLIVDDDPSMRMALSESLLSCGYQVEAAIDGADALAKFSKGRFDIVITDMRMPKVGGMEVLRGVKKISPETHVIVITAYGTVNTAVEAMKEGASDFIMKPFSLDDLESVVKNVFLNNSKKENELINEQETQSSIREIITCDKKIVSLLELLKCVSKSKSSVLIQGESGTGKELFARYIYRHSNRSHKPFVAVNCAAVPHNLLESEMFGYEKGAFTGALQRRLGKFELADGGTLLLDEISEMDMQLQAKLLRAIQEGEIDRLGGRETVPVDVRIIATTNSDLKRDISEKKFREDLYYRLNVIPVSIPPFRNRMGDIPLLNDYFLKKYSELTGRKKPVLSDEAVAVLKSYSWPGNVRELENVIERAVLIADNGIIRPEHLCLEGDEEKIGEADSATVSPTGSTLWEMEKSLIFETLKEVNGNKTKASKILGISVRTMRNKLHEYKMADL
- a CDS encoding ATP-binding protein; protein product: MKDMHRLGIKNKCSGKHDGIMNNSEMSEDHYLFLQRSFDEFNQATARLQKAFDNLEQKFEEINRELEIKNEELKQTIAEKDEVKNYLQNILESLTTGVVVTDLAGRITTLNRCAETFFGISQDQVVGKNLKVLLDDLNILEMNVFDCTDYPADRGRKVTLRERIVEIFGSPMKAEQGEIIGNVFILRDITKIEKLEEMAKRTEKLAAMGEMAANIAHEIRNPLGSIELFASLLMKDIKDEKRQGRLSHIITSVKNMDNKISNLLLFTTQNNPVMREVNLHQVLKEVLRFSDPIIRQEDISLSVKYSHFEPFIRGDIEMLKQVFLNILLNAIQAMMDGGWLDIETIVSHGREVGSTGDRTVEIRISDTGVGIPGENLKKIFDPFFSTRERGSGLGLAIVHNIVHIHGGAIDVERRENGGTVFSILFPLVQVSTISEVANHFSILGDRHE